In Rattus norvegicus strain BN/NHsdMcwi chromosome 1, GRCr8, whole genome shotgun sequence, a genomic segment contains:
- the LOC100362709 gene encoding proteasome activator complex subunit 2-like, producing the protein MGRVKAKAGAAIPDSRAGKWGSMAKPCGVRLSGEARKQVDAFRQNLFQEAEDFLCTFLPRKIISLSQLLQEDSLNVADLSSLRAPLDIPIPDPPPKDDEMETEQEKKEVPKCGFLPGNEKLLALLALVKPEVWTLKEKCILVITWIQHLIPKIEDGNDFGVAIQEKVLERVNAVKTKVEAFQTAISKYFSERGDAVAKASKDTHVMDYRALVHERDEAAYGALRAMVLDLRAFYAELHHIISSNLEKIVNPKGEEKPSMY; encoded by the coding sequence atggggagaGTGAAAGCGAAAGCTGGGGCTGCTATCCCAGATTCGAGAGCTGGCAAGTGGGGAAGCATGGCCAAGCCTTGTGGGGTTCGCTTGAGTGGAGAAGCCCGTAAACAGGTGGATGCCTTCAGACAAAATCTTTTCCAGGAGGCTGAGGACTTCCTTTGCACTTTCTTGCCACGGAAAATCATATCCCTGAGTCAGCTCTTGCAAGAGGATTCCCTCAATGTGGCTGACCTCTCCTCCCTCCGGGCTCCTCTGGACATCCCTATCCCAGATCCCCCACCCAAGGATGATGAGATGGAAACCGAGCAGGAGAAGAAAGAAGTCCCTAAGTGTGGCTTCCTCCCTGGGAATGAGAAGCTTCTGGCCCTGCTTGCCTTGGTTAAGCCAGAAGTCTGGACTCTCAAAGAGAAGTGCATTCTGGTAATCACATGGATCCAGCACCTGATCCCCAAGATTGAGGACGGAAATGATTTTGGGGTGGCAATTCAGGAGAAGGTGCTGGAGAGAGTGAATGCTGTCAAGACCAAAGTGGAAGCCTTCCAGACAGCCATCTCCAAGTATTTCTCAGAGCGTGGGGATGCTGTAGCCAAGGCCTCCAAGGACACCCATGTAATGGATTACCGGGCCTTGGTGCACGAGCGAGATGAAGCAGCCTATGGGGCGCTTAGGGCCATGGTGCTAGACCTGAGAGCCTTCTATGCTGAGCTTCATCACATCATCAGCAGCAACCTAGAGAAAATTGTCAACCCAAAGGGTGAAGAAAAGCCATCTATGTACTGA